One Acetobacterium sp. KB-1 DNA segment encodes these proteins:
- a CDS encoding ABC transporter ATP-binding protein — MVSLLLRYLKDYRLQMILVFVFVLSQAAAQLYLPTMMGDIIENGVAQGDTPYILKSGAMMLAVSLVAAVCMVASSYYSAYVTASFTSRIRADVFDKVKDFSQTDFNQFGAATLLTRSTTDATQMQIVVINGLRSLLLVPITGVGALVMAFRENITLTLLLLGSFLITTIIIGLTTARSMPLFKLMQQKVDRLNLLMKEKLTGVRTIRAFNRQDYETEKFGQANQEGMQAAVKANYAVAFFAPLMQLMMNLTMVIILWLGAQEVQQQIVTLGGLMVFIQYVLMFMSALGLVSALLMAYPQAAVSASRVKEVLDCDFSIQDKENPVILENIAGRIEFRAVSFGYSGAEINVLERLDFVAEPGKITAIVGATGSGKTTLVNLIMRLYEVSSGAIVIDGVDIRDLTQHDLRSIIAYAPQESVLFSGTVLENIRVGKDQATEAEVIEALSIAQALDFINEREGQVASTISQGGKDLSGGQRQRLSIARAAVKKAPITIFDDCFSALDFKTDSLVRKAIREKFGDKTVLIVAQRISTIKHADQILVLDNGAIVGQGKHEDLIRDCRVYQEILKSQSYSDGKEESL, encoded by the coding sequence ATGGTCAGTTTACTGTTACGGTATTTAAAAGATTACCGGCTCCAGATGATTCTGGTCTTTGTGTTTGTGCTCAGCCAGGCGGCGGCGCAACTTTATCTGCCTACAATGATGGGGGATATTATTGAAAATGGGGTGGCTCAGGGGGACACGCCTTATATTCTAAAAAGCGGCGCAATGATGCTGGCGGTTTCATTGGTGGCGGCGGTCTGTATGGTGGCATCAAGTTATTATTCAGCCTATGTCACCGCGTCCTTTACCAGTCGAATTCGGGCGGATGTGTTTGACAAGGTCAAGGATTTTTCCCAGACCGACTTCAATCAATTTGGCGCAGCTACTCTGCTGACCCGCTCCACCACCGATGCGACCCAGATGCAAATCGTTGTCATCAATGGGTTACGGTCATTACTACTGGTTCCAATTACCGGTGTTGGCGCTCTGGTGATGGCTTTTCGCGAAAATATTACTCTGACACTGTTGCTATTGGGATCGTTTCTGATCACGACGATTATTATTGGGCTAACTACGGCCCGAAGTATGCCCTTATTTAAGCTGATGCAGCAGAAAGTCGATCGGCTAAATCTTTTGATGAAAGAAAAACTCACCGGAGTCCGGACGATCCGAGCGTTTAACCGTCAGGATTATGAAACCGAGAAATTTGGTCAGGCCAACCAGGAAGGTATGCAAGCGGCTGTTAAAGCAAACTATGCAGTCGCTTTCTTTGCCCCGCTGATGCAACTGATGATGAACCTGACGATGGTGATCATTTTATGGCTAGGAGCCCAGGAGGTTCAGCAGCAAATTGTTACATTGGGTGGTTTGATGGTATTTATTCAATACGTTTTAATGTTTATGTCTGCTCTGGGTCTGGTTTCGGCTTTGCTTATGGCTTATCCCCAGGCGGCTGTTTCGGCGTCACGGGTTAAAGAGGTATTGGATTGCGACTTTTCCATTCAGGATAAAGAAAATCCGGTGATTCTTGAGAACATTGCGGGACGCATTGAATTTAGAGCGGTTTCTTTTGGCTATAGCGGTGCTGAAATAAATGTTCTGGAGCGACTCGATTTTGTTGCTGAACCAGGAAAAATAACCGCAATCGTCGGCGCTACCGGTTCGGGTAAAACCACGCTGGTCAATTTGATTATGCGGCTTTATGAGGTTAGTTCGGGTGCCATTGTAATTGATGGGGTCGATATTAGGGACTTAACCCAGCATGATCTGAGAAGCATTATTGCCTATGCGCCCCAGGAATCGGTGCTTTTTAGTGGAACCGTGTTGGAAAACATCCGGGTCGGCAAGGATCAGGCCACCGAGGCAGAGGTTATCGAAGCCTTATCGATTGCTCAGGCGCTTGACTTTATCAACGAACGGGAAGGCCAAGTGGCCAGCACGATTTCTCAGGGCGGCAAGGATCTCTCCGGAGGGCAGCGACAGCGCCTTAGTATCGCCCGAGCGGCAGTTAAGAAAGCCCCGATCACGATCTTTGATGATTGCTTTTCGGCGTTGGATTTTAAAACTGATTCTTTGGTTCGCAAAGCCATACGCGAAAAATTTGGTGATAAAACGGTGTTAATTGTCGCCCAACGGATCAGCACCATTAAACACGCCGATCAGATTCTGGTGCTGGATAATGGCGCCATTGTCGGTCAGGGTAAACATGAGGACCTGATCCGCGATTGCCGGGTTTATCAGGAAATTCTGAAATCCCAATCCTATAGCGATGGGAAGGAGGAATCACTGTGA
- a CDS encoding STAS domain-containing protein, with the protein MKIEVKQESDIFLVELEGRMDTNTSPEFQKEMEPYYTKQGFKMILNFDKLDFVSSAGLRVLLLIQKKSKALDGSLVIKNVKPEIQEVFDMTGFSDILTIE; encoded by the coding sequence ATGAAAATTGAAGTAAAGCAAGAAAGTGATATTTTTCTAGTTGAACTAGAAGGCCGAATGGATACCAATACCTCCCCTGAGTTTCAAAAAGAAATGGAGCCGTATTATACTAAACAAGGATTTAAGATGATTCTGAATTTTGATAAGCTGGATTTTGTCAGCAGTGCCGGATTAAGAGTGTTACTGCTGATTCAAAAAAAATCCAAGGCACTTGATGGTAGTCTGGTGATTAAAAACGTCAAGCCGGAAATCCAGGAAGTATTTGATATGACCGGGTTTTCAGATATTTTGACCATCGAATAA
- a CDS encoding GH3 auxin-responsive promoter family protein translates to MIKMIPKLIYSLNIKKGYKKIENFDRLTENAPEINKQLMLDMIAKNADTEYGRRYHFDQIKTIEDYQNTVPFSIYDDYAPYIERMIAGEKDLLTKDNIIHYALTSGSVDNPKKIPVSEQTVDLYREYATQFSFAIIARALGKKWKRGRGLNLMEVKFETLSNGLFAGSISGRGVYSIKNLLFLMFTSPKEIVFPTEIMDTKYAHLRFALMERNLSYIVSAFMTGISDLMKYMETNWEMIVDDIEKGTIDPDIKIPDEIKVQLLTQIKPNPKRAAELREEFKKGFDTPIIPRIWPELAFVHAIGSGSFSVYTDKMRHYLGDIPIYFSVYAASESIMAICNEMEAQEFVLIPDSAFYEFIPVDQEEGEQTLTMEQLETGKDYEIVLTNTSGFYRYRIKDVVRVVGWYKKCPKIKFVYRLNQMVSIAGEKTTEECVSWAVKEFAKATDCELVDYSVYADVAVSPGRYVIFIELEKPLAKGQYEQYRQIMEAKLGTANPSIGSKVKSGILSPSEISFVQEETYALYRDLMIMRGISGNQLKPVRVIDTLVKENFFFALVDKE, encoded by the coding sequence ATGATAAAGATGATACCCAAACTGATTTATTCCCTTAATATTAAAAAAGGTTACAAAAAAATTGAGAATTTTGATCGTTTAACCGAAAATGCTCCGGAAATCAATAAACAATTGATGCTTGATATGATCGCTAAAAATGCCGACACCGAGTATGGAAGGCGCTATCACTTTGACCAGATTAAGACCATTGAAGACTATCAGAACACGGTGCCTTTTTCTATTTATGATGATTACGCCCCTTATATCGAACGAATGATAGCCGGAGAAAAGGATCTGTTGACTAAGGATAATATCATCCATTATGCCCTGACTTCCGGTAGTGTTGATAATCCCAAAAAGATCCCGGTTTCGGAACAAACGGTCGATCTTTACCGGGAATATGCCACCCAGTTCAGCTTTGCCATCATTGCCCGGGCATTGGGGAAAAAGTGGAAACGCGGTCGCGGACTAAACCTGATGGAAGTCAAATTTGAAACGCTGTCCAATGGTTTGTTTGCCGGGTCCATTTCAGGGCGGGGTGTTTACAGTATCAAAAACCTTTTGTTTTTGATGTTCACCTCACCTAAAGAAATTGTTTTTCCTACTGAAATAATGGACACCAAGTATGCGCACCTTCGTTTTGCACTGATGGAGCGAAATCTGTCCTATATTGTTTCTGCCTTTATGACTGGTATTTCTGACTTGATGAAATATATGGAAACAAATTGGGAAATGATCGTCGATGACATCGAAAAAGGCACCATCGATCCGGATATAAAAATTCCCGATGAGATCAAAGTTCAGTTATTGACCCAAATAAAGCCGAACCCCAAACGGGCGGCGGAACTGCGAGAAGAATTTAAAAAAGGTTTTGATACCCCCATTATTCCCAGAATCTGGCCCGAACTGGCTTTTGTCCACGCGATTGGTAGTGGAAGTTTTTCAGTCTATACGGATAAAATGCGTCACTATTTGGGGGATATTCCCATTTATTTCAGCGTTTATGCCGCATCAGAGTCAATTATGGCGATTTGTAACGAAATGGAAGCCCAGGAATTTGTCCTGATTCCCGACTCGGCCTTTTATGAATTTATCCCGGTGGATCAGGAAGAAGGGGAACAAACGCTGACTATGGAACAACTGGAAACCGGTAAGGATTATGAGATCGTGTTAACCAACACCTCTGGTTTTTACCGCTATCGGATCAAAGACGTGGTACGCGTGGTGGGCTGGTATAAAAAATGCCCCAAGATCAAATTTGTTTATCGACTCAATCAGATGGTCAGCATAGCTGGCGAAAAGACGACCGAAGAATGCGTTTCCTGGGCAGTTAAGGAATTTGCCAAGGCCACCGACTGCGAGCTGGTGGATTATTCGGTCTATGCCGATGTGGCGGTATCGCCGGGTCGCTATGTTATCTTTATTGAATTAGAAAAACCGCTGGCGAAGGGACAATATGAACAATATCGTCAAATCATGGAAGCGAAGTTAGGGACGGCCAACCCTTCGATTGGCTCCAAGGTCAAAAGTGGAATCTTGAGTCCTTCCGAAATTTCTTTTGTTCAGGAAGAAACCTATGCTCTTTATCGTGATCTGATGATTATGCGGGGGATTTCCGGGAATCAGTTAAAGCCGGTACGGGTGATTGACACGTTGGTCAAAGAGAACTTTTTCTTTGCCTTAGTGGATAAGGAGTAG
- a CDS encoding GH3 auxin-responsive promoter family protein, protein MAGNSMAEEQFRAIFGGNDDKSIPERLKEMPNEKLIKSFYFIQSIPEATQIRVLQDILKSAQNSEFGRKMGFSDIKTVDDFRNKVPISDYSQIEEELTPLKAGQGDIFFDGPTASFVATSGSTGVPKLIPESKNGECVKGLVSQIRAILLLMMAPEVMAPGKKVLAIVNPSEYGKTDGGIPIGSASGQAAKDMPVEMLKKMVLPPAMMIAKGLSNETTDYLTIRYALAEKNLVGVVCSNIAHFNVLLKKMNAQADDLLEDIREGQISSKISIDAVLREKLVSELLPNPERAAELETILKNKKTLDVAMIWPEFAVVSCWMSASAAKIVTDIKKHLPQSVKFLEWGYGASEGKFNIPDKAQDPAGLLALFGYFFEFLPVGEVTSQTLLAHELKKGGYYELIITSYSGLYRYNMKDIVRVTEMNNQIPRLVFVCKESEKLELDRLSLRVFEIDGAIETISNYLNQEIRFYQILLDRENKKLIFILEPYSERFDSEVFRLNLEKHLFKLKPSYQRLRESCHLRGVEVIMVSDGYRDSLFSRSIMPGKNVNQTKLKTIVTEYPDRNSIAGWAKEGEK, encoded by the coding sequence ATGGCGGGAAATAGTATGGCGGAAGAGCAGTTTAGGGCCATTTTTGGCGGCAACGATGATAAGAGTATTCCAGAACGTTTAAAGGAAATGCCCAATGAAAAATTAATTAAAAGTTTTTATTTTATCCAAAGTATTCCTGAGGCCACACAAATACGTGTGCTTCAGGATATTTTAAAATCTGCTCAGAATAGTGAGTTTGGCAGAAAAATGGGTTTTTCAGACATTAAAACCGTCGACGACTTTAGAAACAAGGTGCCAATATCGGATTATTCTCAGATTGAAGAAGAGCTGACACCGTTAAAAGCAGGTCAGGGAGACATTTTTTTTGACGGTCCAACAGCCAGTTTTGTTGCTACTAGCGGCTCCACTGGTGTACCTAAACTGATTCCTGAAAGTAAAAATGGGGAATGTGTCAAGGGTTTGGTTTCTCAGATTCGGGCCATCCTTTTATTAATGATGGCCCCGGAAGTAATGGCGCCGGGAAAAAAGGTATTGGCTATTGTTAACCCCTCGGAGTATGGCAAAACCGACGGAGGCATTCCGATTGGCTCCGCTTCTGGCCAGGCGGCCAAGGATATGCCAGTCGAGATGTTAAAAAAAATGGTGCTGCCACCGGCAATGATGATCGCGAAGGGACTGAGTAATGAGACAACCGATTACTTAACGATTCGCTATGCGTTGGCAGAAAAAAATCTGGTTGGTGTTGTTTGTAGCAATATTGCCCACTTTAATGTTTTACTAAAAAAAATGAATGCACAAGCCGACGATTTGCTAGAAGATATCAGAGAGGGTCAGATATCGTCAAAGATTTCCATTGATGCGGTACTGAGGGAAAAATTGGTTTCGGAATTATTGCCAAATCCGGAGCGGGCAGCAGAACTGGAAACAATTCTTAAAAACAAAAAGACCCTGGATGTGGCAATGATCTGGCCCGAGTTTGCGGTTGTGTCCTGCTGGATGTCAGCCAGTGCAGCAAAAATTGTGACCGATATCAAAAAGCACCTCCCTCAGTCGGTCAAATTCCTGGAATGGGGCTACGGCGCCAGTGAAGGAAAGTTTAATATACCAGATAAAGCCCAGGATCCAGCCGGATTACTTGCTCTTTTTGGTTATTTTTTTGAGTTTTTACCAGTCGGAGAAGTAACGAGTCAAACCCTTTTGGCCCACGAATTAAAAAAAGGTGGCTATTACGAACTGATCATTACCTCCTATTCGGGCTTGTACCGCTATAATATGAAAGATATCGTCCGAGTGACGGAGATGAATAATCAGATTCCCAGGCTTGTTTTTGTGTGCAAAGAATCGGAAAAGCTGGAGTTGGATCGCCTGAGTTTAAGGGTCTTTGAAATTGATGGGGCGATTGAGACAATTTCTAATTATTTAAATCAGGAGATCCGTTTTTATCAGATCTTATTGGATCGGGAGAATAAAAAGCTGATCTTTATTCTGGAACCCTATTCAGAGCGGTTTGATAGTGAGGTTTTTAGATTGAACTTGGAGAAACACCTGTTTAAGCTAAAGCCCAGCTATCAGCGATTAAGAGAATCATGCCACTTACGGGGAGTAGAAGTAATAATGGTGAGCGATGGTTACCGTGATTCGTTATTTTCCCGATCAATCATGCCCGGGAAGAATGTAAACCAAACAAAATTAAAAACCATTGTAACGGAATACCCTGATCGTAACAGCATTGCGGGTTGGGCAAAGGAAGGCGAAAAATGA